A region of Prochlorococcus marinus CUG1416 DNA encodes the following proteins:
- a CDS encoding integrase: MAETNSWEKVFRRAIKVSVGTGWTVQPDRGNIRVLYGTKATGFLSINLPYKWQEDQWVEALKLIETAAGTYENYKSNISLKAAFDISQKTSSKFELNWDKALENYRNSNKHTIQENTWKRKHLPVIKAILFYVNRSKARPQNGKRLWDKVSNEYQHGKNLEKKGWPKGTTMRRHMRLAFNRFLNWCVEREDFPSYWRPPVFNKSEEEVTTEKRVGYPLTDSQIGRLIDSFADNEYAAKWQFATQLCAVYGLRPEELRYLVLKNNKKELWTTYKKSNSKINGRRLFPLFVLDIDGNPFDWCLTLHQRYAAGELLPQISKGQGADRLGKQLRDRSPKNVWLSICKEAEIEGQECTPYSFRHRYAYVAHNRINKNGTYRSPKQIADAMGHDLETHLKSYSRFNTKELENAFDFVEERLETIVEKKSEN, from the coding sequence TTGGCAGAAACTAACTCTTGGGAAAAAGTATTTAGAAGAGCAATTAAAGTCTCTGTTGGAACTGGTTGGACAGTTCAACCAGATAGGGGGAATATTCGTGTTTTATATGGAACAAAAGCAACAGGATTCCTATCAATTAACCTCCCATACAAATGGCAGGAAGATCAATGGGTTGAGGCTTTGAAACTGATAGAAACTGCTGCTGGCACTTATGAAAACTACAAATCCAATATTTCTTTAAAGGCTGCTTTTGATATCTCTCAGAAAACATCATCTAAATTTGAGCTGAATTGGGATAAGGCTCTTGAAAATTACAGAAACTCTAATAAACACACTATCCAAGAAAATACGTGGAAAAGGAAGCATCTTCCTGTAATTAAAGCCATTTTATTTTACGTAAACAGATCAAAGGCAAGACCTCAAAATGGTAAAAGATTATGGGATAAAGTCAGTAATGAATATCAACATGGTAAAAATTTAGAAAAAAAAGGATGGCCTAAAGGGACAACCATGCGAAGACATATGAGATTAGCTTTTAATAGATTTTTAAATTGGTGCGTTGAGAGAGAAGACTTTCCATCATATTGGAGACCTCCAGTTTTTAATAAATCTGAAGAAGAGGTAACCACAGAAAAGAGAGTTGGGTATCCATTAACAGATTCCCAGATAGGAAGATTGATTGATTCTTTTGCGGATAATGAGTATGCAGCAAAATGGCAATTCGCAACTCAGCTTTGTGCCGTATATGGATTGAGGCCTGAAGAACTTAGATATTTAGTTCTCAAAAATAATAAAAAAGAACTTTGGACTACTTATAAGAAATCGAATTCAAAGATAAATGGAAGAAGGTTATTTCCTTTGTTTGTTTTAGATATAGATGGAAACCCTTTTGATTGGTGCCTTACCTTGCATCAAAGATATGCTGCTGGAGAACTTCTTCCCCAAATATCAAAAGGACAAGGTGCAGATAGGTTAGGGAAACAGTTAAGAGATAGAAGTCCTAAGAATGTTTGGTTGTCAATTTGCAAGGAAGCTGAAATTGAAGGGCAAGAATGTACACCTTATTCTTTCAGGCATAGATACGCTTATGTTGCTCATAATAGGATCAATAAAAATGGAACTTATAGATCACCAAAGCAAATAGCTGATGCAATGGGACATGATCTGGAAACACATTTGAAAAGCTATTCAAGATTCAATACAAAAGAGTTGGAGAATGCTTTTGATTTTGTTGAAGAAAGATTAGAAACAATAGTAGAAAAAAAAAGTGAAAATTAA
- a CDS encoding response regulator transcription factor: MTIKDHKSLQGSKILLVEDDKSIRLTVSESLKSEGFEVLTFKDGLSASDFIGENTKNDVDLIILDLMLPGLNGLELCRKIRNEENYTPILILSAKDNESDRVLGLEVGADDYLTKPFGLNELIARSRALIRRSKRNKKYIEKTQSIIEFNHIKMFLEECRVTSFDREITLSPKEFKLLELFMKSPKRVWSRDLILEKIWEFDFIGDTKTVDVHVRWLREKLEEDPSAPKLLKTVRGFGYKFG; the protein is encoded by the coding sequence ATGACTATTAAAGATCATAAAAGTTTGCAGGGCTCAAAGATTCTTCTTGTAGAGGATGATAAGAGTATTAGGCTGACAGTTAGTGAATCATTGAAAAGCGAAGGTTTTGAAGTTTTAACTTTTAAAGACGGTTTAAGTGCTTCAGATTTTATTGGCGAAAATACTAAAAATGATGTTGACCTTATAATTCTCGATTTAATGTTACCAGGGTTAAATGGATTAGAGTTATGCAGAAAAATAAGAAATGAAGAAAATTATACGCCCATATTAATTTTGAGTGCCAAAGATAATGAGTCAGACCGGGTTCTTGGATTAGAGGTTGGTGCTGATGATTATTTAACAAAACCTTTTGGTTTAAATGAATTAATTGCCAGATCAAGAGCATTAATAAGAAGATCTAAACGTAATAAAAAATATATAGAAAAAACGCAATCTATCATCGAGTTTAATCATATAAAAATGTTTTTAGAAGAATGCAGAGTAACTTCTTTTGATAGGGAAATAACTTTATCTCCAAAAGAATTTAAATTATTAGAGTTATTTATGAAAAGTCCAAAAAGAGTATGGTCAAGGGATTTAATTCTGGAAAAAATATGGGAATTTGACTTTATTGGTGATACTAAAACAGTAGATGTTCATGTTAGATGGCTTAGAGAGAAATTAGAAGAAGATCCCTCAGCGCCAAAACTTCTGAAAACTGTAAGAGGTTTTGGATATAAGTTTGGATGA
- a CDS encoding sensor histidine kinase translates to MKTLQQVLTFFYEKWKTKVKGFSKNNKNIELTKNKNQQIFDFPFDKVKPQQLLSWLDYSSQGWIILSSDLTIKFINQKGLSLIKFIKYKDVIGKAINDINELEVLRNKILYSRKKDFPISLDCTISGEPISVNIVRARKKNYLILLESKLSIESIKKRQNQLINDVSHELKTPLTSLILIGERLESVVSKKDRYLVKRLKKESKRLRKMVEETLELSKLESSEAFNKNKKISISDLVMESWQTLKPLAEKKDIKINLLIPTKYFISADIENLKRAFINILDNAIRYSPANEEIQIEIFKRDSSVVMRVRDKGIGLEENEFNDIFSRFYRGDPSRTKFKKSGSGLGLSITKKIINNNKGFIKAFNHKDGGAIFETIFPCLDKDL, encoded by the coding sequence ATGAAAACACTACAACAGGTATTAACTTTCTTTTATGAGAAATGGAAAACCAAGGTTAAAGGATTTTCAAAAAATAATAAAAATATTGAATTAACTAAAAATAAGAACCAACAAATTTTTGATTTTCCATTTGATAAAGTTAAACCACAGCAACTTTTATCTTGGTTAGATTATTCATCTCAAGGATGGATTATTTTGTCATCTGATCTAACAATAAAATTTATCAATCAGAAAGGTTTATCTCTCATTAAGTTTATTAAATATAAGGATGTTATTGGAAAAGCAATTAATGATATTAATGAGCTTGAAGTACTAAGAAATAAGATTTTATATTCAAGAAAAAAAGATTTCCCAATCAGCCTAGATTGCACTATTTCGGGGGAACCCATTTCTGTAAATATTGTTAGAGCAAGGAAAAAAAATTATTTAATATTGTTGGAGAGTAAATTATCAATTGAATCCATAAAAAAAAGACAGAATCAATTAATCAACGATGTGTCTCATGAACTGAAAACACCTCTTACATCTCTTATTTTGATAGGCGAAAGACTGGAATCAGTAGTATCAAAGAAAGATAGATATCTCGTTAAAAGACTTAAGAAAGAATCTAAAAGATTAAGAAAAATGGTTGAAGAAACTTTAGAACTTTCTAAGCTAGAAAGTAGCGAGGCTTTTAATAAAAATAAAAAAATATCTATTTCAGATTTAGTGATGGAATCTTGGCAAACCTTAAAACCACTTGCAGAAAAAAAAGATATAAAAATAAATCTACTGATACCAACAAAATATTTTATATCTGCAGATATTGAAAATTTAAAAAGAGCTTTTATAAATATTTTGGATAATGCTATTCGTTATTCCCCAGCTAATGAAGAAATTCAAATTGAAATTTTTAAAAGAGATAGCTCGGTTGTTATGAGAGTTAGGGATAAAGGTATTGGATTAGAAGAAAATGAATTTAATGATATTTTTTCTCGTTTTTATAGAGGTGATCCATCAAGGACTAAATTCAAGAAAAGTGGAAGTGGTTTAGGTCTTTCAATAACAAAAAAAATAATCAATAACAATAAAGGTTTTATAAAGGCTTTTAATCATAAGGATGGTGGAGCAATTTTTGAAACTATCTTTCCATGTCTCGATAAAGATTTATAG
- a CDS encoding cell division protein SepF, producing the protein MFSNEFGKIMELINQNILILCDTSSITNKDQQRFIDMVYGGVYGLKGKIKEISNKIFLYIPQNFDLIDDSEKS; encoded by the coding sequence ATATTTTCAAATGAATTCGGAAAAATCATGGAACTTATTAATCAAAATATCCTTATTCTCTGTGATACATCCTCTATTACAAATAAAGATCAACAAAGATTTATCGATATGGTTTATGGAGGTGTTTATGGACTTAAAGGAAAAATAAAAGAAATAAGCAATAAAATATTCTTGTATATACCTCAGAACTTTGATTTGATTGATGATTCAGAAAAATCATAA
- a CDS encoding carbohydrate porin, translating into MKLFQKLIAAPALISLASGFAINAAEINSTDLSDYSNSNDLVSLGDFKSDTLFPGDWAYDSLKDLTNSPKFNGNSVSRLEAAAELNNLIVGGEGLMNGAAIDRLSDELGSELAIMKGRVDGLEARVNTIEAGSFSETTTMSGSVGFLIGATDSATPANDKVMMEYFYEVDLNTSFTGEDKLNIEIETGNATGVGVGADKVGLDWGSGNDDTLKVSDVNYTFPLGEWKVAVGESMDASKTWPNACSMNNMVDNLGDCGAGNSVDLGGDISFSTSRGFGDGWEIGLGTSANDGETTKGIFTEEGADYYGIALGYERDNYGFTVAYSDKETATYTGLVGYYSPEELPATISGGIELTDPKTGDNKSQWAIGISTEVGEGTLSLNAGTNGPIVDDAEEIYAYDLSYEYPLNDGMSITPFVYIAETVSGTDDTTGAGAFVSFSF; encoded by the coding sequence ATGAAACTTTTTCAAAAATTAATTGCTGCTCCTGCCTTAATTTCTTTGGCATCAGGTTTCGCAATAAACGCAGCTGAGATCAATTCAACAGATCTTAGTGATTATTCAAATTCTAATGATTTAGTATCTTTAGGCGATTTTAAATCAGATACTTTATTCCCAGGAGATTGGGCTTACGATTCATTAAAGGATCTTACAAATAGTCCAAAATTCAATGGAAATTCAGTCTCTCGTTTAGAAGCTGCTGCTGAATTAAATAATCTAATTGTAGGTGGTGAAGGCTTAATGAACGGAGCTGCAATAGACAGGTTAAGTGATGAGCTTGGTTCTGAGTTGGCAATTATGAAAGGAAGAGTGGACGGCCTTGAAGCTCGTGTAAATACAATAGAAGCTGGTAGTTTTTCTGAAACCACTACTATGAGTGGTTCAGTAGGGTTCTTAATAGGTGCAACTGATTCTGCAACTCCTGCCAACGATAAAGTTATGATGGAATACTTCTATGAAGTAGACCTAAATACTAGTTTCACAGGTGAAGATAAATTAAACATCGAAATTGAAACTGGCAATGCAACAGGTGTTGGTGTGGGTGCTGATAAGGTTGGTTTAGACTGGGGTTCGGGTAACGATGACACCCTTAAGGTCTCTGACGTTAACTACACTTTCCCACTAGGTGAATGGAAGGTTGCAGTTGGTGAATCAATGGATGCATCTAAGACTTGGCCTAATGCTTGTTCAATGAACAACATGGTTGATAATTTAGGAGATTGTGGTGCTGGAAACTCTGTTGATTTAGGTGGTGATATTTCATTTAGTACTTCAAGAGGATTTGGAGATGGATGGGAAATCGGCCTGGGTACATCTGCAAACGATGGTGAAACTACTAAAGGTATATTTACTGAAGAGGGTGCTGATTACTATGGTATTGCTCTTGGTTACGAGAGAGACAACTATGGTTTTACAGTCGCTTATTCTGACAAAGAAACAGCGACTTATACTGGTCTAGTTGGCTATTATAGTCCTGAAGAGTTGCCTGCAACCATTAGTGGCGGTATTGAACTAACTGACCCAAAAACTGGTGATAATAAATCACAATGGGCTATTGGTATTAGTACAGAAGTAGGTGAAGGTACTCTAAGTCTTAATGCTGGAACAAATGGACCAATCGTAGATGATGCTGAAGAAATTTATGCATATGATCTTTCTTACGAATATCCATTAAATGACGGCATGAGTATTACTCCTTTTGTATACATTGCTGAGACGGTAAGTGGTACTGATGACACAACTGGAGCTGGTGCATTCGTATCATTTTCTTTCTAA
- the pstS gene encoding phosphate ABC transporter substrate-binding protein PstS: MNIAKKALVFTSVVAIAAGTSVPGTSVSARTRLSGAGASFPAKIYTRWFFDLAKSGGPRVNYQAVGSGSGRKAFIDQTVNFGASDDPMKDKDIAKVTRGLVQIPMVGGTIAFGYNYDCNLKLSQEKAVQVAMGMIKDWKELGCKPGKLTWTHRSDGSGTTKAFTNSMEAFSKTWTLGTGKSVKWPAGVGAKGNSGVAGVIQNTPGAIGYVNQSYIKGNVKAAALQNLSGEYVKPTVEAGAKALNGITLDENLAGKNPNPTAKGAYPIASLTWILAYEEGNGRNTKAIKQAFNTLLSDEYQDKAPSLGFVPLKGDILEKSRAAVKRIGK; this comes from the coding sequence ATGAACATAGCTAAGAAAGCTTTGGTCTTTACTTCTGTAGTTGCCATTGCTGCTGGTACAAGTGTTCCTGGTACAAGTGTTTCTGCTAGAACAAGATTAAGTGGTGCTGGAGCATCATTTCCTGCCAAAATCTATACTCGATGGTTTTTTGATCTAGCAAAATCTGGCGGCCCAAGAGTTAATTATCAAGCTGTTGGTTCTGGTTCTGGAAGAAAAGCATTTATTGATCAGACTGTAAACTTTGGTGCTTCTGATGATCCCATGAAAGATAAAGATATAGCAAAAGTTACCAGAGGATTAGTACAGATACCTATGGTTGGTGGAACTATTGCATTTGGTTATAACTACGACTGCAATTTAAAACTGTCCCAAGAGAAAGCAGTACAAGTTGCTATGGGAATGATTAAAGATTGGAAAGAATTAGGTTGTAAACCAGGGAAATTGACTTGGACTCATCGTTCTGATGGATCAGGTACAACAAAAGCTTTCACAAACTCTATGGAAGCGTTTTCAAAAACCTGGACATTAGGGACAGGTAAGTCTGTGAAATGGCCGGCAGGTGTTGGTGCAAAAGGTAATTCTGGTGTCGCTGGAGTTATACAAAACACTCCTGGTGCAATTGGTTATGTTAACCAGTCTTATATAAAAGGTAATGTTAAGGCCGCTGCACTCCAAAATCTTTCTGGAGAATATGTAAAGCCTACAGTTGAAGCAGGAGCAAAAGCTCTTAATGGTATTACTTTAGATGAAAATCTTGCTGGTAAGAACCCTAATCCAACGGCAAAAGGAGCGTACCCTATCGCTTCATTGACATGGATACTCGCCTATGAAGAAGGTAATGGTAGAAACACTAAAGCTATCAAACAAGCCTTTAATACATTGTTAAGTGATGAGTATCAAGATAAAGCTCCATCACTTGGATTTGTTCCTTTGAAAGGCGATATTCTTGAGAAATCAAGAGCTGCTGTAAAAAGAATCGGTAAATAA